A window from Betta splendens chromosome 1, fBetSpl5.4, whole genome shotgun sequence encodes these proteins:
- the LOC114851284 gene encoding glutamate receptor 2-like isoform X5 translates to MKLLLVLTLVWRGVLCGSPSVQIGGLFPRGADQEYSAFRVGMVQFGMADFRLTPHIDNLEVANSFAVTNCFCSQFSRGVYAIFGFYDKKSVNTITSFCETLHVSFITPSFPAEGMNQFVLQMRPDIKGPLVSLVEYYKWEQFAYLYDSDRGLSTLQVILDTAAEKKWAVTAINVGNLKDERKDEAYRSLFQDLELLKQRRIILDCEQDKVKDIMEQVITIGRHVKGYHYIIANLGFLDGDLSKIQYGGANVSGFQIVDFDDPVVAKFENRWEALEEKEYPGADTQIRYTSALTFDAVHVMTEAFRFLHKQRIDMSRRGNSGDCLANPAVPWAQGVEIERALKQVRVDGLTGNIQFDQYGKRINYSVTIMELKNNGPVKIGYWNEVDKMVVTKSDLYPNDTMGMENKTVIVTTILEAPYVMLKKNAESFQDNERYEGYCVDLAAEIAKHCGIRYQLKIVGDGKYGARDAETKIWNGMVGELVYGKADIAIAPLTITLVREEVIDFSKPFMSLGISIMIKKPQKSKPGVFSFLDPLAYEIWMCIVFAYIGVSVVLFLVSRFSPYEWTLEEPEDGALPLTTESTNEFGIFNSLWFSLGAFMRQGCDISPRSLSGRIVGGVWWFFTLIIISSYTANLAAFLTVERMVSPIESAEDLAKQTEIAYGTLDSGSTKEFFRRSKIALFDKMWQYMKSAEPSVFVKKTSEGVLRVRKSKGKYAYLLESTMNEYIEQRKPCDTMKVGGNLDSKGYGIATPKGSPLRNAVNLAVLKLNEQGLLDKLKNKWWYDKGECGSGGGESKSASKPCRIETE, encoded by the exons ATGAAGCTGCTCTTGGTTCTGACTCTCGTGTGGCGCGGGGTGCTGTGCGGCTCTCCGAGCGTCCAGATCG gtgggtTATTCCCTAGAGGTGCAGACCAGGAGTACAGCGCATTCAGGGTCGGCATGGTCCAGTTTGGAATGGCAGACTTCAGACTGACTCCACACATAGACAACCTGGAGGTGGCCAACAGCTTTGCTGTCACTAACTGCT TCTGTTCCCAGTTTTCCAGAGGCGTCTATGCCATTTTTGGCTTCTATGACAAGAAGTCGGTTAACACCATCACCTCCTTCTGTGAGACACTTCACGTCTCCTTCATCACACCATCGTTTCCAGCAGAAGGAATGAatcagtttgttctgcagatgAGGCCAGACATCAAGGGGCCACTGGTTTCATTAGTGGAGTACTACAAATGGGAGCAGTTCGCCTACCTGTACGACAGTGACAGAG GTCTTTCTACTCTTCAGGTGATACTGGACACTGCAGCGGAGAAGAAATGGGCCGTCACAGCCATAAACGTAGGAAACCTGAAAGATGAAAGGAAGGATGAGGCTTATCGCTCCCTTTTTCAG GACCTGGAGCTACTGAAGCAGCGACGCATCATCCTGGACTGTGAGCAAGACAAAGTCAAAGACATCATGGAGCAG GTCATCACTATAGGAAGGCATGTGAAGGGCTACCACTATATCATCGCTAACTTG ggcTTTCTCGATGGTGACCTCTCTAAAATCCAGTATGGAGGAGCAAATGTGTCTGGCTTCCAGATAGTAGATTTTGATGATCCTGTCGTGGCAAAGTTTGAGAATCGATGGGAGGCTCTGGAAGAGAAGGAATATCCTGGAGCCGATACACAAATCCGA TACACCTCAGCCCTCACCTTCGATGCCGTCCATGTCATGACTGAGGCGTTCCGCTTCCTCCACAAGCAGAGGATAGACATGAGTCGCCGTGGCAATAGCGGGGACTGTCTGGCTAATCCGGCAGTGCCCTGGGCACAGGGGGTGGAGATTGAGCGTGCCCTCAAACAG GTGCGTGTAGATGGTTTAACAGGGAACATTCAGTTCGACCAGTATGGAAAGAGGATAAATTACTCTGTGACCATTATGGAGCTGAAGAACAACGGACCTGTTAAG ATCGGCTACTGGAATGAGGTGGATAAGATGGTTGTGACAAAGTCTGACCTTTACCCTAATGACACCATGGGAATGGAAAACAAGACGGTCATCGTCACAACTATCCTG GAAGCTCCCTACGTCATGCTGAAGAAGAACGCTGAGAGTTTCCAAGACAATGAACGCTATGAAG GTTACTGCGTCGACCTGGCTGCAGAGATTGCAAAGCATTGTGGGATACGCTACCAGCTAAAAATAGTAGGAGACGGTAAATATGGAGCAAGAGATGCAGAAACCAAGATCTGGAATGGAATGGTTGGAGAACTGGTCTACGGG AAAGCAGATATCGCGATAGCTCCCCTGACGATCACGCTTGTTCGAGAAGAGGTGATTGATTTCTCCAAACCCTTCATGTCTTTGGGAATCTCCATCATGATCAAAAAGCCCCAGAAGTCCAAACCAGGAGTCTTCTCTTTCCTGGACCCTCTGGCCTATGAGATCTGGATGTGCATCGTCTTTGCATATATAGGAGTTAGTGTCGTGCTCTTTCTG GTGTCCAGATTCAGCCCTTATGAGTGGACCCTAGAGGAGCCGGAGGACGGAGCCCTGCCACTAACCACCGAATCCACCAATGAGTTTGGGATCTTTAATTCCCTGTGGTTTTCTCTGGGCGCGTTCATGCGCCAGGGTTGTGACATCTCTCCAAG GTCTCTGTCAGGCCGCATTGTTGGAGGCGTGTGGTGGTTTTTCACGCTGATAATCATCTCGTCATACACGGCCAACCTGGCTGCCTTCCTGACAGTGGAGCGGATGGTTTCTCCCATCGAGAGTGCTGAAGACCTGGCCAAGCAGACGGAGATAGCCTATGGAACCTTAGACTCTGGCTCCACCAAGGAGTTTTTCAGG CGCTCTAAAATTGCTCTGTTTGACAAGATGTGGCAGTACATGAAATCTGCAGAGCCGTCTGTCTTCGTCAAGAAGACGTCAGAGGGGGTCCTGCGTGTCAGGAAGTCCAAAGGGAAGTACGCCTACCTGCTGGAGTCCACCATGAACGAGTACATCGAGCAGAGGAAGCCGTGCGACACCATGAAAGTCGGGGGAAACCTAGACTCCAAGGGCTACGGCATCGCTACGCCCAAAGGATCCCCATTAAG AAATGCGGTGAACCTGGCGGTGTTAAAGTTGAACGAGCAGGGGCTGCTGgacaaactgaaaaacaagtGGTGGTATGACAAGGGAGAATgcggcagcggaggaggggagagcaag AGTGCCAGTAAACCTTGCCGTATTGAAACTGAATGA